A single region of the Solwaraspora sp. WMMD406 genome encodes:
- a CDS encoding GntR family transcriptional regulator: MIVIDAASPTPPYEQLRSQLAKQIQDRTLAVGTRLPTVRRLAADLGLAVNTVGRAYRELEEAGLIETRGRAGSFVSAAGDQALEQARRAARDYATIIARVGIDPAEAVRIVQAALGHPSTP; the protein is encoded by the coding sequence TTGATCGTCATCGACGCGGCCTCGCCGACGCCGCCGTACGAGCAGTTGCGGTCCCAGCTCGCGAAGCAGATCCAGGACCGGACGCTGGCCGTCGGCACCAGGCTGCCGACGGTCCGCCGGCTCGCCGCCGACCTCGGCCTCGCCGTGAACACCGTCGGGCGGGCGTACCGGGAGTTGGAGGAGGCCGGGCTGATCGAAACCCGGGGGCGGGCCGGCTCGTTCGTCTCCGCCGCCGGCGACCAGGCCTTGGAGCAGGCCCGCCGCGCCGCCCGCGACTACGCGACGATCATCGCTCGGGTCGGCATCGACCCGGCCGAAGCGGTTCGGATCGTCCAAGCGGCCCTCGGCCATCCGTCGACGCCGTGA
- a CDS encoding DUF2809 domain-containing protein, which yields MTDRWCARLAGLAAAGGFLAIALGIRVLASGDGVLDSSGALRQYSGTALYASMVYAGVFVLAPRAAPTLAGVVAVAFCWLVELFQLTGIPAELSVRSLLARLVLGAHFDATDLAWYVVGALPLLVLHVGIDRWRHRRYPRQKADAAHP from the coding sequence ATGACGGACCGGTGGTGCGCACGGCTGGCGGGTCTGGCTGCCGCTGGCGGATTTCTCGCTATCGCGCTCGGCATCCGGGTGCTGGCCAGTGGGGACGGTGTGCTGGACAGTTCCGGTGCGCTGCGGCAGTACTCCGGCACCGCTTTGTACGCGTCGATGGTCTACGCCGGCGTGTTCGTCCTGGCACCCCGGGCCGCGCCAACGCTGGCGGGGGTGGTCGCCGTCGCTTTCTGCTGGCTCGTCGAACTGTTCCAGCTGACCGGAATACCAGCGGAGCTGTCCGTGCGCAGTCTGCTCGCGCGGCTGGTCCTGGGCGCCCATTTCGACGCCACCGATCTGGCCTGGTACGTGGTGGGCGCCCTGCCGTTGCTGGTGCTGCACGTGGGTATCGACCGCTGGCGGCACCGTCGTTACCCGCGACAGAAAGCCGACGCCGCTCACCCGTAG
- a CDS encoding IS5 family transposase (programmed frameshift) — protein sequence MEKYCPDALWHLARPLLPPHPERHQGGGRRRTDDRAMLAAILYVLESGCSWRKLPASFPVHWRTAHRRFAEWVEAGVMTALHRATLDVLGAAGRIDWSRVSVDSMHVRAVKRGNLTGPSPVDRGKPGSKIHAMSDRGGLPLHVGVSAANLNDHRMLEDMVDGVTPVRQPVGRPRRRPAKLHGDKGYDYPECRDLLRARGIVARIARKGVESSKRLGRHRYVIERCLEWMTRFRRLVRRYDRKASHYLGFLHLACALICYRRADRLNLLTSNNPY from the exons GTGGAGAAGTACTGCCCCGACGCGTTGTGGCACCTCGCGCGGCCGTTGCTGCCGCCGCACCCGGAAAGGCACCAGGGCGGCGGCCGGCGGCGGACCGATGACCGGGCGATGCTCGCGGCGATCCTGTACGTACTGGAGTCCGGCTGCTCGTGGCGCAAGCTGCCCGCCTCGTTCCCGGTCCACTGGCGCACCGCGCACCGCCGGTTCGCCGAATGGGTCGAGGCCGGGGTGATGACCGCCCTGCACCGGGCGACGCTCGATGTCCTCGGCGCGGCCGGGCGGATCGACTGGTCGAGGGTGAGTGTCGACAGCATGCACGTACGCGCGGTGAAAAGGGGGA ACCTGACCGGGCCCAGCCCGGTGGACCGGGGCAAGCCCGGCTCCAAGATCCACGCCATGAGCGACCGGGGCGGGTTGCCGCTGCACGTGGGCGTCTCCGCCGCGAACCTCAACGACCACCGGATGCTCGAGGACATGGTCGACGGCGTCACACCAGTGCGTCAACCGGTCGGCCGGCCGCGTCGACGACCGGCCAAACTCCACGGCGACAAGGGCTACGACTACCCCGAATGCCGCGACCTGCTGCGCGCACGCGGCATCGTCGCACGGATCGCGCGCAAGGGCGTCGAGTCGTCGAAGCGGCTGGGCCGGCACCGCTACGTCATCGAACGCTGCCTCGAGTGGATGACCCGGTTCCGACGGCTGGTCCGCCGCTACGACCGCAAGGCTTCCCACTACCTCGGATTCCTCCACCTGGCATGCGCTCTGATCTGCTACCGCCGCGCCGACCGACTCAACCTGTTGACCAGCAACAACCCCTACTGA